Sequence from the uncultured Draconibacterium sp. genome:
ACATCAGGTCGGTAACCATATCAAAGTTGGAGCCTTCGTCCATTGCAACCATATAATCGCTGAAAAGACCCAACCATTCCATTGCTAAAATAGCCGGGCTGTCAATTGGCAGCCGCAGTCGCTCAGCAGCTTTTTCTTTAATGTTTGCCGGATAAACATCCAGCTGGCGTGCCATAATTTTTTTGTAGGTTTTTCCGGCAAAATTTTGTTTGTCGTACGTAACCAATCCAAGTGTTTTTATGGCATCCATAATTTCACACCAGTAGGGGTAACGGAAAGTTCCGCGGTACATGGTTTCAACATCTTTTAATCCGTACAGATCGATGTATGCCAACGAATCGCGATTTGGGTATACCTCCATCTCTCCAATTTCGGGGAAATCAATTTTTAGTGGATTTTTAAAAAGATTTTCAGTGGGGAGCTCAATAACTTCTCCACCTTTTAAATATTTTGCGCCGTTATTTCCGGCCATAATCACACCCTTTGGCGACCATGAAAATTTGTATTTAAACGGATTGTCAGCTTCTTCGGGAGCAGCCAATGCACCGCATAACGAGTAAAATTCTTTAATCCTGCCACCTTTGTCTTTCACCTTGTCGATAATTCGCATGGCAGTCATGTGGTCAAAACCCGGATCAACACCAATCTCGTTCAGAATGATAATTCCTGCGTTTTTAGCTTCTGTATCCAAAGCTTTCATTTCGTCTGACACATATGATGTGGTTACCATATTTTTTTTGTGCTTTATACACAATTTGGCAACCGTTACATGATGTGCGTAAGGCAGCAGACTTACGGTTAAATCGTGCGATGCAATTAGCTGA
This genomic interval carries:
- a CDS encoding saccharopine dehydrogenase C-terminal domain-containing protein; translation: MKVLLLGAGMVAKPLADYILDNQIELTIASRTIAKAEKLLRNRANGKATQWTTDDLTQLDQLIASHDLTVSLLPYAHHVTVAKLCIKHKKNMVTTSYVSDEMKALDTEAKNAGIIILNEIGVDPGFDHMTAMRIIDKVKDKGGRIKEFYSLCGALAAPEEADNPFKYKFSWSPKGVIMAGNNGAKYLKGGEVIELPTENLFKNPLKIDFPEIGEMEVYPNRDSLAYIDLYGLKDVETMYRGTFRYPYWCEIMDAIKTLGLVTYDKQNFAGKTYKKIMARQLDVYPANIKEKAAERLRLPIDSPAILAMEWLGLFSDYMVAMDEGSNFDMVTDLMFKKMMLPEGARDMVIMLHSFLVENADGSTEVVKSRLLDFATKEDTSIARTVGLPAAIAVKMILDEKVTDKGVQIPVSKSIYEPILTELEKLGITMKEEWGVKESAKISC